The stretch of DNA CTAATGTGCTCTACTGCCTTGGTATTGTTTTAAGCTAAAGCGCGCCTAAATAAGCCAATTTATTGATTTAAAATGGCTTATTTTTGGGATTAAATCATTACCCAAATCAGATACAAATGATAATTATTTTCATTAAATAAAATAGTTTCAATTGCTTAACTTTTCTATTTTATCAAATAAGTTTTCCGTTTATCATAGGCGAAATTCCACAAAAACAATAGGGATATGCTTTATGGATAATACGAATAAACCCCAAAATTTTAGTCGGCGTAATTTTTTACAAAAATCACTGCTTGTCGGTGGCGCCGCCGCATTGATGAACAAATTTACGATGCCACTTGCCTACGGCCAAGCAGACTTACCTGCTAAAGTGCCTTTTGCTGGCGAAAATCAAGAAACCATTAGTTACAGCGCCTGCCTTGTCAATTGTGGTAGTCGATGCCCGTTGAAAGTCCATGTCAAAAACGACATTATTACCAAGATATCATCTGAAGACGGCATTAATGATGCAATTTTTGGTCAGCATCAAATCCGCCCTTGTTTACGTGGACGAGCAGTGCGCTGGCGCACCTATAATCCCGAAAGACTAAAATTCCCGATGTTACGCGTTGGTAAACGCGGTGAAGGAAAATTCAAACGCATTTCATGGGATGAAGCGACGGATATTTTAGCCAGTAAACTAAGGCATACCATTGATACTTATGGCAATGAAGCTATTTTTTACCAATATGGCTCTGGCACAACTGGTGCAAATCTAAGTGGCCGCGGCATGAGTAAACGTCTACTTAATACCTTAGGTGGCTTTGTTGATTATCACGGCACTTATTCTGATGCCCAAATAATGACCATTCAGCCCTATCTATTTGGTTCAACAAATAATAATTATGGCACGCAATTACAATCATTGTTTGATCAAATTAAACATTCAGATTTAGTGGTTATGTTTGGTCAAAATATTGCTGAAACGCGTATGTCTGGCGGCGGACAAGTTACCGAGCTTTACCACGCCTTAGCCGAAAGTAACGCGAAAGTAATTATTATTGATCCAAGGTGTAATGATAGCGTCGTTGCTTATAATGCTGATTGGATCCCTATTCGCCCAGGCACTGATGCCGCCTTAGTTGCCGCTATCAGCTATACCTTAATTCAAGAAAACCGAATTGATGAGGAGATGTTAGCGAAGTACTGTGTCGGCTGGGATTCGCAAAGTTTACCTGAAGGTGCGCCACTAAATAGTGATTATAAGTCTTATATTCTGGGTTTAGGTAAAGATAATGTAGCTAAAACCCCTGAATGGGCAGAAAAGCTAACCGGTATTTCGGCGCAGCGGATCCGCCAATTAGCGTTAGAAATCAGTGATGCAAAAGCAGCTTGGATTTCACAAGGTTGGGGTGTACAAAGAACACAAACTGGTGAGCACGCCGCGCGAGCGATTATGACATTACCGATTATGACTGGGCATTTTGGCCGCCCTGGCACCAATATTGGTACTTGGGGAGGCAGCGTTGCTTACCCTGTTGCTGGCATGCCAACTTTATCAAATCCGGTAAAAGTGACAATTCCCGTATTTATGTGGACGAAAGCGATTGACGATGGCGAGAGTTTAACCGCTAAAAATGCCTTTATTAAAGGTAAAGATAAGCTTGATGTTGGCATTAAATTTTTATGGAATTACGCCAGTAATGTGATTGGTAATCAACATGCCGATTTAAATAAAACCCACCAAATATTAGCTGATGAATCAAAATGTGAATTTATTTTAGTTTGGGATACCCATATGACGGCGTCAGCGAAGTATGCCGATTTATTGCTACCTGATGTATCAGGGGTTGAAACGAGTGATCTAATTAATAACTCTTATCAATCGGGCGCTTATAACTATTTAATTCGTATGCAAGCTGCCATTAAACCATTATGGGAAAATCGAATTACTTATGATGTGCTTACTGATGTTGCCGAAAAATTAAATGTCAAAGATGCATTTACCGAAGGTAAAAGTTACCAAGATTGGATTGAATTATGTTATGAGCAAACACGCGCCAATAATCCTGATTTACCAACCTTTACAAAAACCGATGGTCAAGGCGTGATTGATAGAAGGCTTGCCGATAGTAATGAGCATATTGCGTTAAAAGATTTTAGAGACGATCCAATAAACCAACCATTAAAAACCCCATCGGGTAAGATTGAGTTATATTCACAAACACTGGCAAATATTGCAAGTGATTGGGAGCTCGATGAAAAAGATAAGCTCTACCCTATTCCCGCTTATTTACCGGCAATTGAAGGGGTGGAAGATGTTGCTGGCTTAGAAAAATATCCATTACAACTTACTGGCTATCATACTAAAGGTCATTGTCATTCAAGTTACGCCAACTTACCTCAACTAAAAGAAGCATCGGCTGATGCTGTTTGGATAAATCCAATTGACGCTGAAAAACGCCAAATTAAACATGGTCAATTAGTCGAAGTTTATAATGATCGGGGACGATTGTACCTTCCGGCTAAGGTCACGCCGCGGATCATACCGGGGGTTTTGGCAATTCCACAAGGTGCATGGGCAAAAACCAATAAAGACGGTGTTGATATTGGGGGCTGTATAAATCGCCTAACGTCACAGCGCCCAACGGTGCTTGCCAAAGGAAATCCACAACATACTAATTTAGTCGATGTAAAATTACTATCCCTATAAAAGAGGCGTAAAAAAATATGCAATACGGTTTTTATATTAATTCCGCTAAATGTACTGGCTGCAAAACATGCCAAGTAAGCTGTAAAGATGAAAAAGATACTGACATCGGCACTAAGTTTCGTCGTGTATACGAGTATGGTGGTGGAAGCTGGCAACAAACGAATGGCTTATGGCAAAATAATACCTTTGCTTATTATTTATCTATTTCATGTAATCATTGCGAGGAGCCAACTTGCGTTCATGGCTGCCCAACGGGGGCGATGCATAAACGAAAAGAAGATGGCCTTGTTGTTGTTGACCAAGATGTGTGTGTAGGTTGTCGCTACTGTGAGATGCGCTGCCCATACGGCGCACCACAATTTGATCATCAAAAACGAGTGATGTCAAAATGCGATGGTTGCTATGAGCGTGTTAGCCAAGGATTAAAACCCGTTTGTGTCGACTCTTGCCCGCAGCGCGCACTTGAGTTTGATGATATCAACGTATTACGCGAAAAATACGGTAATGAGCGAGATATCGCACCGTTACCAAACTCGTCATTAACCAAGCCAAATATTGTCATAAATACTCATGCGCATGCAAAGTGCTCTGGTGATACGATTGGCCGTATACTTAATCCGGAGGAAATTTAATTATGCATGAATTACCCTTAGTATTTTTTACTGTGCTTGGCCAAATGGGGGCTGGCGCAGTATTGATCTCCGCACTTTATTATCTAATTTGTAATCAAGTACCAAGCGTTTTAAAAGTGGAACGAATCAATATTGCAGCGTTAGTTGTTATGGCGCTTGCAATGGCTATTGCATCACTACATTTAGGTCACCCTTTGCGTGCTTTAAATGTGGTTTTTGGCATTGGCCGCTCACCGATGAGTAATGAAATTTTCACCTTTGGTGTACTATTTGGTATTACCTTTGCCAGTGTATTACTTGCCTATTTTGCCAAACCGAATAAAGGCAATAAACTGGCCGCCATTAAAAAATTAGTTAACCGCATTAATAAGATCCCCGCTATCGATAAAATTATTGCCATCTTGCTGATTATTGTTAGTCTATTTTTCGTTTGGACGATAGTTGCAACGTATATGATCCCAACGGTTAAAAATTGGGATACTTACTATACTGCCCTACAAATGTATAGTGCAATGCTGATCCTTGGCGGCATTTTAGCGACGGTTTTTGGGATCCGTAAAATTGGCTTAACATTTTTTATTATCGGGTCATTATTAGTGCTAGTAGCCAAATTACCTTATATTAATTTAGTTAGCCAAAACGTTGCCCAGTTAGCTCAAGCACAATATTGCTGGTGGATAATGCAATGTAGTTTACTGGTGTTGGCGATGTTTATTGCCATTATTAATACCGTTAAAAATCGCCATTCAACTATTATTTATACTTTTGCATTACTATTAGCGTTAGTTGCTGAGTTATCAGGGCGCATTGCGTTTTATAATCTTTGGGCTATTACGATGTAACTTGATTATAACAACTCTCATTAATAAAAATCATAAGTGCGTTATGGCTTATGATTTTTATATTTTGTAAGCTTAAACGGGGATAGGGATCACCGCTAAAATAGAAATTAATACTTATGAGCCAACCTTTAGATATAAATAGCATTAACTTACCTGCTCGCTTATTAGGGGCCTTTTTTTATTATTCGCCAGAAAGTGAAACGTTAATACAACTTCAAGCTGCGTTAAATGAAATTGAATCGTTATTTTCTTGGCGTGATTTTCAGCAAGTGATTAATCAGCGTAATATCATGATAGACAACTTGACTGATACAGAGCTCGCTTATCAATATTCAGTTTTATTTGAAGGACAAGGAACGATGACCGCGCCGCCATGGGGCTCTGTTTACCTTGATAAAGAAAATTTATTGATGGGAGAATCTGCCGCGCGTTATCGGCAATTTCTTGCTGAAAATAATATTGTGATCCAAACTGGCATTAATGAACCTGAAGACCAATTTGGCTTAATGCTAATGGCGTTAGCGTTATTAATTGAGGCTGAGCAATTTACGGCTGCCAAAACCTTACTAAGTGAGCATATTATGATCTGGGCGCCGCGTTACTTAGCGCTATTATCAGAAAACGAAATCAGTCCATTTTATCGCGCATTAGCGGCAATAGCAGAAAGCTACCTTAGCCAATTAGTTGCACAGTTACAATTGACGATCCCCTTTCATTACTTATATAAGTAATCAGCATTATAAGATAGCAAAAATTAATCCCACCGAGGTGGGATTAAAACTAAAACGAGTCGATACCGCGGCTAAGCAAGTAATCTTCGTAATTGCCAGTGTGGTCAATCACTTTATTTGGCGTCATTTCGATAATGCGAGTTGCAAGTGAACTAACGAACTCTCTATCATGTGAAACAAAAAATAGGGTTCCTTGATACATTTCTAATGCCATATTTAATGATTCAATCGATTCCATATCCAAATGGTTTGTTGGTTCATCCATTACGATAATATTTGGCCTTTGCATCATTAGTTTACCAAATAACATACGGCCTTTTTCACCACCAGATAAGACTTTAACTTTTTTCTTAATATCATCTTGAGAAAAGAGTAATCGGCCAAGTATACCGCGCACCGCTTGTTCATCATCACTAGGTTGTTTCCACTGACTCATCCAATCAAACACATTAAGATTTTCGTCAAATTCAAACTCATGATCTTGGGCATAATAACCAATATTGGCATTTTCAGACCATTTAACAGTGCCAGTATCCGCACTATATTCACCCATTAAGGTTTTAAGTAACGTCGATTTACCAATACCATTGGTACCTAAAATAGCAACTTTTTCACCCACTTCAACCATCATATTTAGATTTTTAAATAAGACATTATCATCAAATCCTTTTGTGAGTTTTTCAACAACTAACGCATTACGATAAAGTTTTTTATCTTGTTCAAAGCGAATAAATGGATTTTGACGACTTGATGCTTTCACTTCTTCAAGTTGAATTTTATCTATTTGTTTTGCCCGCGAGGTCGCTTGTTTTGATTTTGAAGCATTGGCACTAAAGCGGCTAACAAAAGACTGTAATTCATTAATTTGTGCTTTTTTCTTGGCATTATCTGATAATAGGCGTTCACGAGCTTGCGTTGCAGCGCTCATATATTCATCATAGTTACCAGGATAAATTCGCAGCTCACCATAATCCATATCAGCCATATGGGTACAAACCATATTTAAAAAGTGACGGTCATGGGAAATGATAATCATGGTACTTTCGCGTTCATTTAGCACTTGTTCAAGCCAGCGAATTGTATCAATATCAAGGTTATTGGTTGGTTCATCAAGCAGTAAAATATCGGGATTAGAAAACAGTGCTTGCGCAAGTAATACCCGAAGTTTCCAACCCGGCGCCACTTCGCTCATTAAGCCGTAATGCTGCTCAACAGGAATGCCCACACCAAGTAGCAGCTCACCCGCCCTTGCTTCTGCACTATAACCATCCATTTCAGCATATTCGCCTTCAAGATCAGCCACTTTATAGCCATCTTCTTCGCTCATTTCAGCTAATGAATAAATACGATCGCGCTCTTGCTTCACTTGCCATAATTCATTATGACCCATGATAACGGTATCTAAAACGCTATATTGTTCGAAAGCAAACTGATCTTGTTTCAATTTACCTAAACGTTCATGAGGATCTAAAGCAACATTTCCGGCAGTTGGCACTAAATCACCACCCAGTATTTTCATAAATGTTGTTTTACCACTACCATTAGCGCCAATAAGACCATAGCGATTACCACCGCCAAATTTGACGGAAATATTTTCAAACAAAGGCTTACTGCCGAACTGCATCGTAATATTATTTGTACTTAACACTAAAATTCACTCTCAAAATAAAGGGATGACATCATAAAAATGACGGGCCATAATGTGATTTGGCGCACATTATGCCACAATCTATACGCGGGTGCGAGTAAAGAGCGTATATATTTTTTGTACAGCGCTTATAACTCGCTATTTACAAAGCGCGTGCTCTAACTGATTTACCTTTAATCTTACCTTGCTTAAAGTATTCCAGCACTTTTTTAATCGCTTTATGATTAATTGCTACATAAGAATACAGGTCGGTAATGATAATTTTGCCAATTAAGTTCCCCTCTAAGCCGGCATCTTTCGTCAAGGCGCCGAGTATATCGCCCGGTCTGACTTTATTTTTTCGGCCGATGGTGAGTGAAACCGTTTGCATTACAGGCTTAACAATACGCGATTTATCAACGGTCATATTGTTAACGGTTTGCCAATTAAGGGTTATCTTTTCTAGCTCTTCAAGTAAATTGGCTTTAGGCATTTCATGAGCTGCAACTAAGGTAATTGCAAGGCCGTTTTCACCTGCTCGCCCTGTGCGCCCTATACGGTGAACGTGTACTTGTGGATCGTATGAAATTTGGTAATTGATCACTAAATCAAGTTCTTTGATATCAAGGCCTCTGGCCGCCACATCGGTTGCAACTAAAATGGCTTTACTTTTATTGGTAAACTGTAATAAAACCTGCTCTCGCTCTCGCTGCTCTAAGTCGCCATGGAGCGCAATAACACTAAAGCCTAACTGATTAAGGTAGTTGTCGACTTCCTGACAAGCAATTTTAGTATTACAAAAAATAATAGTCGATTCGGCTAAGTGCTCGGTAAGCAGTTTTGCAAGTAACAATTTGCGGCTGTTTTCATCAACTTCATAAAAATATTGCTCAATTTGATTATTGACTTCATCAACAGCTAAAAATTCTGCTTGCTGCTGAATTTTATTGCTAATTTTTTGAATGCCATCTGGGTAGGTGGCCGAAAACAATAGCGTTTGTCTTTGCGCTGGTGTCTGCTTGATAATACTAACAATATCGTCTTCAAATCCCATATCTAACATACGATCGGCTTCGTCTAACACTAAAAGGTGTAATTCACTAAGATCTAATGTGTTTTTTTGTAAGTGATCGAGTAAACGCCCTGGCGTGCCGACAATAATATGTGCGCCATGTTCAAGTGAGTTAATTTGATGGGCAATGGGTGTACCACCACATAATGTTAAAATTTTCACATTATTCATCAATCTTGCTAAGCGGCGTAATTCAATCGCCACTTGCTCGGCAAGTTCACGCGTTGGGCAAATAACCAGTGATTGCACCGCATAGTTATCTACTTTTATCGCCGATAAAATCCCTAAACCAAATGCTGCCGTTTTGCCACTGCCCGTTTTTGCTTTCGCAATAACGTCTTTGCCCGCTAAAATAACCGGTAAGGTTAACGCTTGAACGGGTGTCATCGTGGTATATTCGAGTGAATGTAAGTTATCTTGTAACGGCGAGATTAGCGGTAATTGGCTAAACGCCATTGAAACGGTTGACATGGTGATAAAGATCCCTGAATCGATAAAAATTTTGCTTACTATACCTTAAATTAATTATATTTGTGTAGATAATTCAGTAATGTAATTGATGAGAGTAATTTATACCGTTCAAAATCTATCGTAACCTATGTTTTGAATATAAAAACCACAGCTATATTCAATACTTATTGGTTAACGATGATGTAATTTGTCACATGTATTCTTGAATAAAAAAAATTGCTTATATACACTTTCTTTGCTGGCACATAGCATGATAATTATCAATTTTTTGCTGTAGTTTTTCGCGGTGCCCTTGCCATTCATTAAGTTTGTTATCTAGATAGATTTGATGTAATTCTAAAATTTCTTTGCGCTCCCTAATGGTGTTATCACCTTGTGCTAATAGCATTGCATAATGCTTAATCACTTTAAGTGGCATACCGGTTTCTTTCAATCGTAAAATAAATTGTATCCAATCGATATCCCGCTGATTAAAAACGCGATGACCATTGCTTGATCGCAAGGGGTTTAATAGCTGCTCTTTTTCATAATAGCGCAATGTATGGTCAGTCAAACCGACCAATTGCGCAAATTGCTTTATGGTATAAGACATGTTGAAGCTTTCCTCAAAAAAAAACGCTTGACCTAGAGTTTACTCTAAGGATTAGAGTAAACCAACTTTTATTGCAATACTATAAGGAGAACACCATGCAATATCGTCAATTAGGGCAAACTAACGAAAAAATTTCGGCAATTGGGCTTGGCTGTATGGGAATGTCGCACGCTTATGGCGATCGCGATGAGGCACAAAGCCTTAATACTTTACAATGCGCATTAGATTTGGGGATTAATTTTTGGGATACCGCCGATTTTTATGGTGATGGTGAAAATGAAAAATTGATTGCTAAAGTGTTAAAACCCAATCGCGATAAAATCTTTATTGCGACTAAATTTGGTTTTAAATATCAAAATAATAATGGTGATTTTGGCTCAAAGTTTGATGGTTCGCCAGCTTGGATGAGGCAGGCAATCGATCTTAGTTTAAAACGCTTACAAGTTGAGTGCATTGATCTGTATTATATGCACCGCGTTGATCAAAATGTTCCTATTGAAGAATCCGTTGGTGCGATGGCAGATTTAGTCAAAGAAGGAAAAGTTCGCTATTTGGGTTTGTCTGAAGCATCAAGCGAATCGTTAAAACGCGCCAATAAAGTGCACCCAATAGCCGCTCTACGAAGCGAATATTCATTATTAACACGGGGCATTGAACCTGAGATATTGCCAACAGTACGTGAACTCGGCATGACGTTAGTCCCCTACTCACCGTTAGGTCGTGGTATGTTTAGTGAAAATTTTGATATTAGCCAATTTGAAGCCGATGATTTGCGTTTTCGTTTACCACGCTTTCAAGGCGAGCACTTGATCAATAATCAAAAGTTAATGCAGGCGTTAACGGAATTCGCCCATGGTAAATCACTGACAACAGCGCAACTTGCTTTAGCGTGGTTGTTACATCAAGGGCAAGATATTGTACCAATTCCTGGCACCAAAAAAATTAAATATTTGCAACAAAACGCGCAAGCGGTTGACGCTAAATTAACGCTTGCTGAGATTGCCGAGATTGATGCAATTATCCGCACTTACCCTAATACGGGTGAACGTTATACGGCTGATGCCTTAAAGCTAGTTAATCATTAAGTCATAAAATTAATCAATATCCTGTGGTGTGATAGCAGGATATCGATTATTTTCGTTCAAAATCTATCGTGACCCATGTTTTTAATATAAAAAAACGCTAAACCATGTATAATAATTGTCATTGATGATAATTATTTAAGGCGAAACGATGTACCATCACTTTGTGCCCATATCATTACATCTTCAAGCAGAAGAGTTTATTAATCAGCTTAAAAATCTAGGCAGTAAGCCTCACGCTTGCCCTTATTGTCAGCAAACAGGCTTTTATATTATTAATGCTAAGGCTGGGCATTATCAATGTAAAAACTGTCATAAAGGCTTTAATAAAAGCACCTGCACGCCCTACCATCGCTTAGCACCATTAGGCTGGTTACCATTAATTGCCGAGCAGCGTTTATGTGGTAAAAGTTGTACTGCGATCCGTTACCAGCTTGATTATTGTACGCCATCGGTGGTAAAGCGGCGGGTGAATGTTATTGAACAGCAAATGGCGAAAAATCACCCACCCCTTTATGCTTGGTATAAAGAGTTTATTGCCGTAAGGAAAACAGCTCAGCCAATTGCCGTTATCGAGGAAGCTCAGATCCTAAAGCATTGGGTCAATAGTTTATTACAAGCTGATAAAGTGACTTGTCCATATTGCCAATCAGAAAATGTGAAAAATATAGCCGAAAACCGCCCCCGAATGCGCTGCCAATCTTGCTGGCGTTATTTTAGCGGCCTAACAGGCAGTGGGCTTGAAAATTTAGGCTACAGTGAGTATTGGCTAACGATGATTGATATGTTTATCGCGGGCGAAACCATTAAAGCCATTAGTGAAAGATTAAAAATAAGCCATAGCACCGTAACCAAAGCAAGACGAACTTGGCTAGGTATTATGCGGCAACGGGGTTTGATGGTGCTTTTTGAGTGGGTAAATAGTTGAGATTAAATATAACGATATGATTGAGGCGGTATCGAATTGGGTAAAAAATCTTTAAAAGTCATCGGGTTTTCGTACCGTTTGGGGTTTTTAACTTTAATTGCAAAGCCTTTGTTTCGATTATTAAAATAACTATCAAAAAACACTTTTGAAATACCTGCATGCTTTTTTGTTTCTTGCCATAGTGTTTCGGTATCACGAAAAATAACCTCATCGATATCAAATTCACCAATAATTTTTCCGACAGGCAACGTGGCATAAATAACCACAGTTTTAACTGGCCTTTTAAATATTCCTTTACGAAACTCAAATTTTTTCTTGCCAGAAAGAATTAGCTCTGCATATTCGGGTTTAATCGATAATAAGACTTTCATTTACAAGACCTTGCTTTAATATCGTTTTGATATTTTTATCAGATAAGGGGAAAAAGCCCCAATACTGCTTTTCACTATAGTGTGTGATATCAATAATATCTTGTCTTGTTAATCTTTTCAACAACGGAAAATTATAGGTAAATTTGATTATAACCCGATACCTTTTAGTCTGATAAAATTGCATTAATTCTTGATCAGTAAATACGCTATAAGCAGAACAATAATTTTTAAACGAATTATAATTATTAAATTCATTAATATTTTTTACCTCTTTTACTACGCACATAGATGACACCACAGAACGAAATCTAGCAGAACCAAGGCCATCACTAGTACGGTAGATTAAAAGATTATCTCCCTGTCTTAATGATTCTGTTCCTTGCATGGCCGTTAAATAGACTTTATCAATACTATTTGTATGTGATACATCGTGGATCAGATCTAGCGTTTTCTCATTATTAAGAATTGAATCTGGAAGTAATCTAGAATGCCACTTAGGATGAATGCTTAGTAAAAAATTTCGTTGATTTAACTTTATTAAAGGGTAGTTTTCATCAATATTATTGTAATAAGAATTGAATTGTTTTAAATAAACACCTTCATGACCATTTTGTGTTTTAGCTATTTTTCTGGCTTGTAGTTTAAAGCCATATTTTTCCAACAAATTAATTAAACTTTTATGTTTATCAAAAATTGTCACATAGATTTCATCAACATTATGAAAAATAGTAAAATCGATTATTTTACGAATAAAACGCTGTCCCATTTTTGTACCATGCGCATCTATTTTGAATGTTCCTAGTTTTACGCGCCGTTTTTGAGGGAATTTAGGCTATATATCCTCAATGGCTTCATTTTCAATTTTTAGATATAAAAAACCATTAATATCTAATGATTTATCGTAAGAAACAAAGGCACATTGTTCTGATTTTTTATTTAACCAAGCATCAAACCCAATATAATCATTCCTCAAAGAATCAAAAAATATCGACGATAATGGAATATTTTTAAACTGCTGGTAACGAAGTGACATAACTAACCTTGATAGATATAAGAATATAAAAATAAGATAAAGAATTATGTTATTAATTACTAATTATAAAAAAAAATTAGTGAAACAGATCGCAAAATTTCAGTAATATTTATTATTAACCATGTCTCTTAAAGAGCTGATTGATTAATACAAGTCCTAAAATAATAAATAATGCGCCAATATAAAATGCGTTATTCGGCATTGTGCCAAAAAATATCACGGTCAATAATGCAGAGAAAATCGGTTCAGACAGTTCAGTGACTTGAACATTGCCTGCACTCAAATATTTTAATGCTTTTGTTGTACAATAAAACCCGCAGATAGTTGGCAGTACAGCTAAAAACAAGATCCCCATAAAAATGTCCAAATTTAGCTTACCGGCAATATCAAAATCAAATTTTATAATAAATGGCAAAAATAGATAAAATGAACCAAATAGGAGTAAATATTTAGTCAAATAGATACCACCATTGAGTTTGAATTTTTTAATAAGAACAGTAAATAGGCCGTAACCAACGCCTGCAATACTCGCATTTAATAAAAGCGGTACGTTGATAGTGCCTTGCCATGATATGATTGAAACCCCAATAATAGCAAGCATGGCCCCCAAAATAGTACTCACAAAAAGCTTTTCGTTTAAGATCAAATAGCCAACAAATAAAGCAGAAACAGCAGCGCTGGACATTAAAATAACCACAACATTAGCGGGAGAGCTGTAACTGAATGAATATGCCATCGTTTCGAAAAAGAATAAGATAAAAATACCTAAAAAAGCACAAATACTCATTTTGATGAATAATCGTTTACTGTTTGTCGTTGTGCTAATAATGTTTTTTTGTTGGTGATTTGGTATTTTTATTAAGATAAGCGTAACAAGTATATACGCTAATACCGTTTTTAAGAAAGCTATCGCCTCAGATGATAATCCACTGTTAATTAATAGTAGACTAATGATGCCAATGCACGCATTTAATAGTGCTGCCATTAAGGCAAAAAGGCCACCAATCATCATGTTTTGCTTCATAA from Orbaceae bacterium lpD04 encodes:
- a CDS encoding DMT family transporter, which encodes MKQNMMIGGLFALMAALLNACIGIISLLLINSGLSSEAIAFLKTVLAYILVTLILIKIPNHQQKNIISTTTNSKRLFIKMSICAFLGIFILFFFETMAYSFSYSSPANVVVILMSSAAVSALFVGYLILNEKLFVSTILGAMLAIIGVSIISWQGTINVPLLLNASIAGVGYGLFTVLIKKFKLNGGIYLTKYLLLFGSFYLFLPFIIKFDFDIAGKLNLDIFMGILFLAVLPTICGFYCTTKALKYLSAGNVQVTELSEPIFSALLTVIFFGTMPNNAFYIGALFIILGLVLINQLFKRHG
- a CDS encoding ASCH domain-containing protein; amino-acid sequence: MKVLLSIKPEYAELILSGKKKFEFRKGIFKRPVKTVVIYATLPVGKIIGEFDIDEVIFRDTETLWQETKKHAGISKVFFDSYFNNRNKGFAIKVKNPKRYENPMTFKDFLPNSIPPQSYRYI
- a CDS encoding aldo/keto reductase — protein: MQYRQLGQTNEKISAIGLGCMGMSHAYGDRDEAQSLNTLQCALDLGINFWDTADFYGDGENEKLIAKVLKPNRDKIFIATKFGFKYQNNNGDFGSKFDGSPAWMRQAIDLSLKRLQVECIDLYYMHRVDQNVPIEESVGAMADLVKEGKVRYLGLSEASSESLKRANKVHPIAALRSEYSLLTRGIEPEILPTVRELGMTLVPYSPLGRGMFSENFDISQFEADDLRFRLPRFQGEHLINNQKLMQALTEFAHGKSLTTAQLALAWLLHQGQDIVPIPGTKKIKYLQQNAQAVDAKLTLAEIAEIDAIIRTYPNTGERYTADALKLVNH
- a CDS encoding MerR family transcriptional regulator, whose amino-acid sequence is MSYTIKQFAQLVGLTDHTLRYYEKEQLLNPLRSSNGHRVFNQRDIDWIQFILRLKETGMPLKVIKHYAMLLAQGDNTIRERKEILELHQIYLDNKLNEWQGHREKLQQKIDNYHAMCQQRKCI